From Ancylobacter pratisalsi, one genomic window encodes:
- a CDS encoding site-2 protease family protein: MPWSLTVGHVYGTAVRIHVTFLMFLVWIWAAYYQRGGAGAAWEGVAFVALLFLCVLLHEFGHIFAARRYGVKTPEVTLWPFGGIARLERIPEKPSEELVVAIAGPLVNVVIALVLLVFLGGHVGIEHIANIENPQTSLLAKLAAANIFLVVFNLIPAFPMDGGRVLRALLAMTMGHAQATQIAASIGQALAIALGLLGIFGNPMLIIIAVFVFLAASGEAGSVQMKQAAQGLLVQDAMITQFETLGPQSSVGDAAEALIRTTQKEFPIVDGAGHLRGVLTRDAMIHALQKSGPASSVIEAMQGEVPTVQSRTPLDAALRLLTEKRVPVVGVLDGSGKLVGLLSPENVGEMMMLRAARPDARFGPWARRGPAGPTSP; the protein is encoded by the coding sequence ATGCCCTGGTCGCTCACCGTCGGACATGTCTACGGCACGGCGGTTCGCATCCACGTCACCTTCCTGATGTTCCTGGTCTGGATCTGGGCCGCCTATTACCAGCGCGGGGGCGCCGGCGCGGCGTGGGAGGGTGTGGCCTTCGTGGCGCTGCTGTTCCTGTGTGTGCTGCTGCATGAGTTCGGCCACATCTTCGCCGCCCGCCGCTACGGGGTGAAGACGCCGGAGGTGACGCTGTGGCCCTTTGGCGGCATCGCGCGGCTGGAGCGCATTCCCGAAAAGCCCTCCGAGGAACTCGTGGTCGCCATTGCCGGCCCGCTGGTGAATGTCGTCATCGCCCTGGTGCTGCTGGTGTTTCTGGGCGGGCATGTCGGCATCGAGCACATCGCCAATATCGAGAACCCGCAGACCAGCCTGCTCGCCAAGCTCGCCGCGGCCAACATCTTCCTCGTGGTGTTCAACCTGATCCCGGCCTTTCCCATGGATGGCGGGCGGGTGCTGCGGGCGCTGCTGGCCATGACCATGGGCCACGCCCAGGCGACCCAGATCGCGGCCTCGATCGGGCAGGCGCTGGCCATCGCCCTCGGGCTGCTGGGGATCTTCGGCAACCCGATGCTGATCATCATCGCGGTGTTCGTGTTCCTCGCCGCAAGCGGGGAGGCCGGCTCGGTGCAGATGAAGCAGGCGGCGCAGGGGCTGCTGGTTCAGGACGCCATGATCACGCAGTTCGAGACGCTGGGCCCGCAATCGAGCGTGGGCGATGCCGCCGAGGCGCTGATCCGCACCACGCAGAAGGAATTCCCCATCGTCGACGGCGCGGGGCATCTGCGCGGCGTGCTAACCCGCGACGCGATGATCCACGCGCTGCAGAAAAGCGGACCGGCGTCCTCCGTCATCGAGGCGATGCAGGGCGAGGTGCCCACCGTCCAGTCCCGCACGCCGCTCGATGCGGCGTTGCGGCTGCTGACCGAGAAGCGCGTACCCGTGGTCGGCGTGCTGGATGGAAGCGGCAAGCTGGTTGGCCTGCTGTCGCCGGAGAATGTCGGCGAGATGATGATGCTGCGCGCCGCGCGCCCCGACGCGCGCTTCGGGCCCTGGGCCCGGCGCGGCCCGGCGGGGCCGACATCGCCGTAG
- a CDS encoding pyridoxamine 5'-phosphate oxidase family protein — translation MDSKTTEQAIDKVWDMMDDIRTCMLVSKHGLTLRSRPMHAMVARDEGCVWFLSDKRGHKDEELESDPQSALIFADKADRNYLSVSGESEVMHDPAKIDELWNEAASTFWPRGKNDPNIQVLRFIPESAEYWDGPSNSVLVALKMAAARMQGRTPDLGDNRKVPLD, via the coding sequence ATGGACAGCAAGACCACCGAACAGGCCATCGACAAGGTTTGGGACATGATGGACGACATCCGCACCTGCATGCTGGTGTCGAAGCACGGCCTCACCCTGCGCAGCCGGCCCATGCACGCCATGGTCGCGCGGGACGAGGGCTGCGTCTGGTTCCTGTCCGACAAGCGCGGGCACAAGGACGAGGAACTGGAGAGCGACCCGCAATCGGCGCTGATCTTCGCCGACAAGGCGGATCGCAACTACCTCTCCGTTTCCGGCGAGAGCGAGGTCATGCACGACCCGGCCAAGATCGACGAGCTGTGGAACGAGGCGGCCTCCACCTTCTGGCCGCGCGGCAAGAACGACCCGAACATCCAGGTGCTGCGCTTCATCCCCGAAAGCGCGGAATACTGGGACGGACCCTCGAACAGCGTTCTGGTCGCCCTGAAGATGGCCGCCGCCCGCATGCAGGGCCGCACGCCCGACCTTGGCGACAACCGCAAGGTGCCGCTGGACTGA